The Limnospira fusiformis SAG 85.79 genomic interval TATTAACTAGCTTAGTGGAAGAACTACGCACCTATCCGGAACTAGAACAGGAAATTCATCGGTGTATTGATGAACGGGGAGAGGTAACCGATCGCGCCAGTGTGAAAATGGGGGAAATTCGCGCCCGGCTGCAATCAACCCGCGATCGCATTTATCAAGTTCTACAAGGCATCCTGCAACGGAAAGCCCAAGCAGTGCAACAACAAATCATCACCCAACGAGAGGGTAGGTTTGTGATTCCAGTGAAAGCTCCCCAAAAAGATGCGATTCCGGGTATCGTCCATGATGCTTCGACTACAGGGGCGACAGTCTATGTGGAACCTCACTCTATTGTAGTACTAAACAACCAACTGCGACAAATTCAGCGGGCTGAACAAACGGAAGCGGAAGCGATCCGCCGTAGTCTCACGGAACAGGTGGCGGCGGTAGTACCGGATCTGGAAAAACTTTTAGCGATCGTGACAACTATCGATCTAGCCCTGGCTAAAGCCCGTTATAGCTACTGGCTACAAGCGAACCCACCTAGGTTTATTGACCCTGGGGATACGTCAGAAACTATCAATCTGCGACAACTGCGCCATCCCCTCCTAATATGGCAACAAGAGTATGAACAGGGACCGGAGGTGGTTCCGATTGATATCACGATTAACCCTCAGATCCGGGTGGTAGCAATTACCGGACCGAATACAGGGGGTAAAACTGTGACGCTAAAAACTATTGGTTTGGCGGCGATCATGGCTAAGGTGGGGCTATTTATTCCGGCGCGGGAACCTGTGGAAATGCCTTGGTTTGGACAGGTGTTAGCAGACATTGGGGATGAACAGTCTATTGAGCAGAGTTTGTCTACGTTCTCTGGTCATATTCGCCGCATTACTCGCATTCTACAGGCTATTGGGGAACCGATGAGGGTAACGGAGGCGGGGGAGTCCGATCGCATCTGTCCATCTCTAGTATTGTTAGATGAAATAGGGGCGGGGACTGACCCGACGGAGGGGACGGCTTTGGCGATCGCCCTATTGCAAAAGTTCGCGGACCTCACCCGTCTTACGGTGGCGACTACCCACTTTGGCGACCTGAAAGCGTTAAAATACAAAGACACTCGGTTTGAAAATGCTTCGGTGGAGTTTGATGATGCTTCCCTGCAACCTACCTATCGCCTATTGTGGGGGATTCCTGGGCGTTCTAATGCTCTGAAAATTGCGGAACGGTTGGGGTTAGATCATGATATAGTGAAACTGGCGGGGTCCTATGTTGGTGGCGGTGATGAGGATGTTAACCAGGTGATCGAGGGGTTGGAAGCACAGCGACGACAGCAGGAAACTAAGGCGATCGCTGCTAGTCAACTACTCCAAGAGACTGAACGCCTACACGGAGAATTGGCGGAAAGGGCTATATCTCTTCAGGAAAGAGAAAGGCAGCTTAAACAAGCCCAGGAACAGGAAATTAAGGAAACTTTACTACAGGCTAAGGCGGAAATAGCTAAGGTGATCCGTCGCCTACAACAGGGGAAAGCTACGGCGGCTGACGCACAAAAGGCTACGGCTAGGTTAGATGCGATCGCTGAAAATTATCTACCATCTCGGCAGGCTACACCAGTGCGATCGCCTAATTTTATGCCGAAAGTAGGCGATCGGATTCGTATTCCTCGCATTGGTCAAACAGCAGAGATACTCAGCGGACCTGATGATAATAATCAACTAACAGTCCGGTTTGGGATTATGAAAATGACTGTAGGATTAGGGGAAATTGAGTCCTTAGATGGTCAAAAGGTAGAACTTCCTAAAACTTC includes:
- a CDS encoding endonuclease MutS2; translation: MIQAETLELLEWHRLCKHLATFTATKLGAFAARQLAIPETKEETDRLLAQTKEAYQLELKLVQGLSLDGIQDIGASLERADRQGILFGEELLAIATTLAGARQLRRVIDDQEDVPVLTSLVEELRTYPELEQEIHRCIDERGEVTDRASVKMGEIRARLQSTRDRIYQVLQGILQRKAQAVQQQIITQREGRFVIPVKAPQKDAIPGIVHDASTTGATVYVEPHSIVVLNNQLRQIQRAEQTEAEAIRRSLTEQVAAVVPDLEKLLAIVTTIDLALAKARYSYWLQANPPRFIDPGDTSETINLRQLRHPLLIWQQEYEQGPEVVPIDITINPQIRVVAITGPNTGGKTVTLKTIGLAAIMAKVGLFIPAREPVEMPWFGQVLADIGDEQSIEQSLSTFSGHIRRITRILQAIGEPMRVTEAGESDRICPSLVLLDEIGAGTDPTEGTALAIALLQKFADLTRLTVATTHFGDLKALKYKDTRFENASVEFDDASLQPTYRLLWGIPGRSNALKIAERLGLDHDIVKLAGSYVGGGDEDVNQVIEGLEAQRRQQETKAIAASQLLQETERLHGELAERAISLQERERQLKQAQEQEIKETLLQAKAEIAKVIRRLQQGKATAADAQKATARLDAIAENYLPSRQATPVRSPNFMPKVGDRIRIPRIGQTAEILSGPDDNNQLTVRFGIMKMTVGLGEIESLDGQKVELPKTSPTPKADKTPKPITNKPEPSQLPRVRTDKNTLDLRGKRVSEAETEIDRTLGQILDFGALWIIHGKGTGQLRRGVHELLKEHPQVERFELASNPDGGAGVTIAYLK